From Phalacrocorax carbo chromosome 6, bPhaCar2.1, whole genome shotgun sequence, a single genomic window includes:
- the KDM4A gene encoding lysine-specific demethylase 4A, with translation MASELESLNPSARIMTFRPTMEQFRDFSRYIAYLESQGAHRAGLAKIIPPKEWKPRQCYDDIDDLVIPAPIQQVVTGQSGLFTQYNIQKKAMTVREFRRIANSDKYCTPRYTDFEDLERKYWKNLTFNAPIYGADVNGTLYDKHVDAWNIGRLNTILDIVENESGITIEGVNTPYLYFGMWKTSFAWHTEDMDLYSINYLHFGEPKSWYSIPPEHGKRLERLAKGFFPGSAQSCEAFLRHKMTLISPSILKKYGIPFDKVTQEAGEFMITFPYSYHAGFNHGFNCAESTNFATLRWIEYGKQSVLCSCRKDMVKISMDVFVRKYQPDRYKLWKAGKDVTVIDHALPTPEAAEFLKGDLMQKVKNGKQCAEEMETGEMCKEEVDEDETKSIPKHRIGTKRHRVCLEVPQEVSESEAFPKEELSSAQYEADMAEPHETPTSELAQQGEQEPKLPDRVDSAKFEELKTVKLEEQEDQEAAALDLSISHASNSTSVSTTSKQSATSSVQPSSPAYSGSSDSESTDPLAKQTPPGPAGVLTVHSYARGDASGFDNEQTSGKKASATASVNEQELAEVAKEYIRSMKESKKSKGRRQPLSKLPRHHPLLVKDCISDDEASEQLTPEEEAEETEAWAKPLSQLWQNRPPNFEAEKEYNRTMAQQSPYCAVCMLFQTYQAECGGNSQNAGVTPAAADGKIRTKPLIPEMCFTTTGCSTDVNLSTPYLEEDGTSVLITCKNCHVCVHASCYGVSPDKATEDWMCSRCTENALEEDCCLCSLRGGALQRANDDKWVHVMCAVAVLEAKFVNIAERSPVDVGKIPLQRFRLKCIFCKKRRKRIAGCCVQCSHGRCPTSFHVSCAQAAGVMMQPDDWPFVVFITCFRHKIPSQAERAKAALQDLSPGQIVISKHKNGRFYQCEVVSLAKETFYEVNFDDGSFSDNLYPEDIVSRDCLQLGPPAEGEVVQVRWTDGQVYGAKFVASHAIQMYQVEFEDGSQLMVKRDDVYTLDEELPKRVKSRLSIASDMRFTEIFAEKEVRQERKRQRVINSRYREDYIEPALYRAIME, from the exons ATGGCCTCGGAGCTGGAGAGCCTCAACCCCAGCGCTCGGATCATGACCTTCCGCCCCACCATGGAGCAGTTCCGGGACTTCAGCCGGTACATCGCCTACCTGGAGTCGCAGGGCGCCCACCGCGCCGGGCTGGCCAAG ATAATTCCTCCGAAGGAGTGGAAGCCGCGGCAGTGCTACGATGACATCGACGATCTTGTCATCCCAGCGCCCATCCAGCAGGTGGTGACGGGGCAGTCCGGCCTCTTCACCCAGTACAACATCCAGAAGAAGGCCATGACGGTCCGCGAGTTCAGAAGAATCGCCAACAGCGACAA gTACTGCACACCCCGCTACACGGACTTTGAAGACCTCGAACGAAAGTACTGGAAGAACCTTACGTTCAATGCCCCTATCTACGGTGCTGATGTTAATGGCACGCTTTATGACAAG CATGTAGATGCGTGGAATATTGGCAGATTGAACACGATCCTGGATATCGTGGAGAATGAAAGCGGCATAACTATTGAAGGAGTGAATACTCCTTACCTATATTTTGGCATGTGGAAAACTTCCTTTGCTTGGCATACTGAAGACATGGATCTCTACAGTATTAATTACTTGCATTTTGGGGAACCCAAGTCATg GTACTCTATCCCCCCAGAGCATGGGAAACGACTGGAGAGACTTGCAAAAG GTTTCTTTCCAGGAAGTGCCCAAAGCTGTGAAGCATTTCTCCGTCACAAGATGACCCTCATCTCTCCATCAATTCTGAAGAAATACGGCATCCCATTTGATAAG GTGACCCAGGAGGCTGGAGAGTTCATGATAACCTTTCCTTATAGCTATCATGCTGGTTTTAATCATGGCTTTAACTGTGCTGAATCTACGAACTTTGCTACCCTTCGGTGGATCGAGTACGGGAAGCAGTCTGTACTG TGCTCGTGTCGGAAGGACATGGTGAAGATCTCCATGGATGTGTTTGTGAGGAAGTACCAACCTGATCGATACAAGCTTTGGAAAGCCGGGAAGGACGTGACTGTCATTGACCATGCTCTTCCAACCCCAGAGGCGGCAGAGTTCCTTAAAGGGGATCTCATGCAAAAAGTCAAGAATGGGAAACAGTGTGCGGAGGAAATGGAAACAGGAGAGATGTGTAAAGAGGAGGTGGATGAGGATGAGACAAAAAG CATCCCCAAGCATCGCATAGGAACAAAAAGGCACAGGGTCTGCCTGGAAGTGCCTCAAGAAGTGAGTGAGAGCGAGGCCTTccccaaggaggagctgagctCTGCGCAGTATGAAGCAGACATGGCAGAGCCTCATGAGACACCTACAAGTGAACTTGCGCAGCAAGGTGAACAAGAGCCCAAGCTTCCAG ATCGTGTGGACTCTGCCAAATTTGAAGAACTGAAAACAGTAAAGCTTGAGGAGCAAGAAGACCAAGAAGCAGCTGCCTTGGATCTCTCCATTTCACATGCTTCAAATTCCACTTCAGTCTCGACAACTTCAAAGCAGAGTGCAACTTCCAGCGTTCAGCCCAGCTCGCCTGCGTACTCTGGTTCTTCTGACTCTGAATCAACTGATCCGTTGGCAAAACAAACTCCCCCTGGGCCAGCTGGGGTGCTTACAGTCCATAGCTATGCTAGAGGGGATGCCAGCGGATTTGACAATGAACAGACTTCAGGAAAGAAAGCCAGTGCCACCGCCAGTGTGAATGAGCAAGAGCTGGCAGAG GTAGCAAAGGAGTACATAAGATCAATGAAGGAGAGTAAGAAGTCCAAGGGTCGTCGCCAGCCATTGAGCAAGCTCCCGCGCCATCACCCGCTCCTGGTTAAAGACTGCATTAGTGATGATG AGGCATCAGAGCAACTAACTCctgaagaagaggctgaggagaCAGAAGCATGGGCTAAGCCACTTAGCCAGCTGTGGCAGAATCGGCCACCAAATTTTGAGGCTGAAAAAGAATACAATCGGACCATGGCTCAGCAGTCTCCATACTGTGCTGTTTGTATGCTCTTCCAGACGTATCAG GCAGAGTGTGGAGGCAACAGTCAAAATGCTGGAGTaacaccagctgctgcagatgggAAGATCCGAACCAAGCCCCTGATTCCCGAAATGTGCTTTACCACAACCGGCTGCAGCACTGACGTCAATCTTTCAACCCCCTACTTAGAGGAAGATGGAACCAGTGTACTTATCACTTGCAAGAACTGCCATGTCTGTGTTCATGCAA GTTGTTATGGTGTATCCCCTGACAAGGCCACTGAAGACTGGATGTGCTCCAGGTGTACAGAAAATGCCTTAGAAGAG GACTGCTGTTTGTGTTCATTACGaggaggagcactgcagagagcCAATGATGACAA GTGGGTTCATGTGATGTGTGCTGTAGCTGTACTGGAGGCAAAATTTGTGAATATAGCAGAGCGGAGTCCTGTAGACGTTGGCAAAATCCCCCTGCAACGTTTCAGGCTG AAGTGCATCTtctgcaagaaaagaagaaagagaattgCAGGTTGCTGTGTACAGTGCTCACATGGTCGGTGTCCCACATCCTTTCATGTCAGCTGTGCCCAAGCAGCAGGAGTCATGATGCAGCCTGATGACTGGCCATTTGTTGTCTTCATTACCTGCTTCCGGCACAAAATTCCATCTCAGGCAGAG cGAGCTAAGGCTGCACTCCAGGATTTGTCACCTGGACAGATAGTCATCAGCAAGCACAAGAATGGTCGATTCTATCAATGTGAAGTGGTCAGCCTTGCAAAGGAGACTTTCTACGAGGTCAACTTCGATGATGGTTCCTTCAGTGACAACCTGTATCCAGAGGACATTGTG AGTCGAGACTGTCTTCAGTTAGGTCCCCCTGCTGAAGGAGAGGTTGTGCAGGTGAGATGGACAGATGGACAAGTTTACGGAGCCAAGTTTGTCGCATCACATGCCATTCAGATGTACCAG GTGGAATTTGAAGATGGGTCACAGCTGATGGTGAAGAGGGATGATGTGTATACTCTTGACGAGGAGCTTCCTAAGAGAGTGAAGTCAAGGCTG TCAATAGCTTCAGATATGCGCTTCACGGAGATCTTCGCAGAGAAGGAGGTCAGACAAGAGAGGAAGAGACAAAGAGTGATCAATTCACGTTACCGTGAAGATTACATTGAACCGGCGTTGTACCGGGCCATCATGGAGTAA